A genomic stretch from Chitinophaga agri includes:
- a CDS encoding GntR family transcriptional regulator → MMHLSIDHNSSVPLHIQAEELLRKMIEDPQFRSGKFLPNEVELSKQLQISRTTLRQALNKLVYEGLLVRKKGIGTKVSEKTVSSKSMNWKSFSQEMAARGIPIRNFELHISWVKPHEELIHFFDIKPEQKILKLERLRGQPEGPFVYFVSYFHPSIGLTGEEDFKRPLYEILEQDYNVIATLSKEEISAKAADNFIAGKLEIDPGSPILFRKRFVYDQDDKPMEQNMGYYKSDSFIYTVESRR, encoded by the coding sequence ATGATGCATCTTTCTATTGACCATAACAGCAGTGTGCCACTGCATATTCAGGCGGAGGAACTATTGAGGAAAATGATCGAAGACCCGCAGTTCCGCAGCGGGAAATTCCTGCCAAACGAAGTAGAGTTATCCAAACAACTGCAGATCTCCCGTACCACCCTGCGCCAGGCGCTGAATAAACTGGTGTACGAAGGATTGCTGGTGCGTAAGAAAGGTATCGGTACTAAAGTCTCTGAGAAAACAGTCAGTTCGAAATCTATGAACTGGAAAAGCTTCTCCCAGGAGATGGCTGCCAGAGGCATCCCCATCAGGAACTTTGAACTACATATCAGCTGGGTGAAACCACATGAAGAACTGATCCATTTTTTTGATATAAAACCGGAACAGAAAATACTAAAACTGGAGCGACTGAGAGGACAACCGGAAGGTCCGTTTGTCTACTTTGTATCTTACTTTCACCCCAGCATCGGGCTCACCGGTGAGGAGGACTTCAAACGTCCCTTATATGAGATACTGGAACAGGATTACAACGTCATCGCTACCTTGTCCAAAGAGGAGATCAGTGCGAAGGCTGCGGACAATTTCATAGCGGGTAAACTGGAGATTGATCCGGGTAGTCCGATACTGTTCCGTAAGCGCTTTGTATATGATCAGGATGATAAACCGATGGAACAGAACATGGGGTATTATAAATCAGACAGCTTTATTTACACCGTGGAAAGCAGAAGATAG
- a CDS encoding RNA ligase (ATP), producing MERKLVSPVVIDDVQPIEGADLIEVATVKGWKLVIKKGEFKIGDHAVYCEIDSFLPVKEEFEFLRKSSFRRMGEQEGFRLKTMRMRGQISQGLLLPIHLLEGYTYQLGEDVSARLGVIKYEPPMPAALGGIAKGLFPSFIPKTDEERIQNLSADYEKFKQHTFYVTEKLDGSSVTYYLNEGSFGVCSRNLDLEESEENSFWKVAGKEDIAAKLAALGKNIAIQGELIGEGVQGNPYGLRGQTVRFFNAFNIDEYRYFELEEFTALITSLGLQTVPILELNYTLPASLDELLTIADGASVLSPQGKLVEREGLVIRSTDRKISFKVISNKFLLNER from the coding sequence ATGGAAAGGAAATTAGTGTCTCCGGTTGTTATTGATGATGTACAACCTATTGAAGGAGCAGACCTGATAGAAGTAGCCACCGTAAAAGGCTGGAAACTTGTCATAAAAAAAGGTGAATTTAAGATCGGTGATCACGCGGTGTATTGCGAGATCGACTCATTCCTGCCGGTAAAGGAGGAATTTGAATTTCTGCGGAAGAGCTCTTTCCGTAGAATGGGAGAACAGGAGGGCTTCAGACTGAAGACCATGAGAATGAGAGGACAGATCTCTCAGGGATTGCTGCTGCCCATCCATCTGCTGGAAGGCTACACTTACCAGCTGGGTGAGGACGTATCTGCACGTCTTGGCGTTATTAAATACGAACCACCAATGCCTGCGGCACTGGGCGGTATTGCCAAAGGACTGTTCCCTTCATTTATCCCTAAAACGGATGAAGAAAGGATCCAGAACCTGAGTGCTGACTATGAGAAATTCAAACAGCATACGTTCTATGTAACGGAAAAACTGGACGGCTCTTCTGTCACTTACTACCTCAATGAAGGTAGTTTCGGCGTCTGTTCCCGTAACCTCGACCTGGAAGAATCGGAGGAGAACAGTTTCTGGAAAGTAGCGGGTAAGGAAGACATCGCTGCTAAACTGGCTGCTCTCGGTAAGAATATCGCCATTCAGGGTGAACTGATAGGAGAAGGTGTGCAGGGTAACCCTTATGGTTTACGCGGACAAACCGTGAGGTTCTTCAACGCATTCAATATAGACGAGTACAGGTACTTTGAACTGGAGGAATTTACAGCGTTGATCACTTCGCTGGGATTACAGACTGTGCCTATCCTCGAGCTGAACTATACACTGCCAGCATCACTGGATGAATTGCTGACGATCGCTGATGGCGCGTCGGTGTTAAGTCCGCAGGGCAAGCTGGTAGAGCGGGAAGGTCTCGTGATCCGGTCAACCGACAGAAAGATCTCGTTCAAGGTTATTTCGAATAAGTTCCTGCTGAACGAAAGATAA
- a CDS encoding SatD family protein, which produces MKKKRYFILMADIIGSRATKQDKLMRDFKKIVHTINHVYQRKILSPLTITLGDEFQGIAIDLNATLELIIALEEQIIEQHVQMKLRYVLVEGEIDTPINNNIAYEMLGAGLTEARQMLTNDKSSNSRFHFSIQNEQQSAALNNIFNIYQSIVDDWKLEKDFELITQFLKLKDYKLVAEKLEKDRSLIWRREKTIKINEYISLKKVIQYIGNHQHV; this is translated from the coding sequence ATGAAGAAGAAGCGTTATTTTATTTTGATGGCCGATATTATCGGAAGCCGAGCTACTAAGCAAGATAAACTGATGCGCGATTTCAAAAAAATTGTCCATACGATAAACCATGTATACCAAAGAAAAATATTATCCCCATTAACAATTACGCTAGGAGACGAATTCCAGGGAATCGCAATAGATTTAAATGCCACATTGGAGCTCATAATTGCATTAGAAGAACAAATTATTGAGCAACATGTACAAATGAAACTTAGATATGTATTGGTTGAAGGCGAGATAGATACTCCAATCAATAATAATATAGCATATGAGATGCTGGGTGCAGGTCTGACAGAAGCAAGGCAAATGCTTACCAATGACAAAAGTTCAAATAGCAGATTTCATTTTAGCATACAAAATGAACAACAATCAGCTGCATTAAATAATATTTTCAATATATATCAGTCAATTGTAGATGACTGGAAATTAGAAAAGGATTTCGAGTTGATAACCCAATTCCTTAAATTAAAAGATTACAAATTAGTAGCTGAAAAATTAGAGAAGGACCGCTCTTTAATATGGAGACGAGAAAAAACGATCAAAATCAATGAATACATTTCATTAAAAAAAGTTATTCAATACATAGGAAACCATCAACATGTGTAA
- a CDS encoding VOC family protein, with protein sequence MFKHTKAFSGFSVNDIAKAKKFYGETLGLDVEDMDGMLQLNINGGGQIIIYAKDNHMPASYTMLNFPVKNIEEAVDGLTARGVRFLQYNEPIKTDERGICRNGWPLIAWFEDPAGNILSVLQTEKG encoded by the coding sequence ATGTTCAAACATACCAAAGCATTCAGTGGATTCTCTGTCAACGATATCGCCAAAGCAAAGAAGTTCTATGGAGAGACCTTAGGACTTGATGTGGAAGATATGGACGGTATGTTACAGCTGAATATTAACGGTGGCGGGCAAATCATTATCTATGCAAAGGATAATCACATGCCGGCCAGCTATACCATGCTGAATTTTCCAGTAAAAAATATCGAAGAGGCAGTAGACGGTCTCACCGCCAGAGGCGTCCGTTTTCTGCAATATAATGAGCCGATCAAAACCGACGAAAGGGGTATCTGCAGAAACGGCTGGCCCCTGATCGCCTGGTTCGAAGATCCGGCGGGCAACATCTTATCTGTACTACAGACGGAAAAAGGCTGA